A stretch of Priestia aryabhattai DNA encodes these proteins:
- a CDS encoding Cof-type HAD-IIB family hydrolase, with product MPYKMIVLDLDDTLLCDDHTISPRTKEALMNAQESGVKVVLASGRPTYGMVHIAKELELEKYGSFILSFNGAKIINCLTNEELFSSTLSPRIVARLDDISRDEGVLIHTYVGNEIITEVENKFTDIESDITGLPIRVVSSFADAVTEPVVKVLMLAEPEKLVHVEKKLQKQLQGELSVMRSKPYFLEFTEEGVTKGTSLHLLIQQLGITRDEVIAIGDSYNDLAMIEFAGLGVAMGNAPEDIKEKANHVTDTNMNDGVAKVVEEFILKPVSIS from the coding sequence ATGCCTTACAAAATGATTGTTTTAGATTTGGACGATACACTATTATGCGATGATCACACTATTTCTCCGCGTACGAAAGAAGCATTAATGAATGCGCAAGAATCAGGAGTAAAAGTTGTACTTGCTTCTGGACGACCAACTTACGGAATGGTTCACATCGCGAAAGAGCTAGAGTTAGAAAAGTACGGAAGCTTTATTTTATCGTTTAATGGGGCAAAAATCATTAATTGCCTAACAAATGAAGAGCTATTTAGCAGTACATTATCTCCGCGCATCGTTGCACGTCTGGACGATATTAGCCGCGATGAAGGCGTTTTAATTCATACGTACGTTGGAAATGAAATTATAACCGAAGTAGAAAATAAATTTACGGATATTGAAAGTGACATTACAGGTCTGCCGATCCGTGTTGTTTCATCCTTTGCTGATGCCGTTACAGAACCTGTTGTAAAAGTACTAATGCTTGCAGAACCGGAAAAGCTGGTTCATGTTGAAAAGAAACTTCAAAAGCAGCTTCAAGGAGAGCTAAGCGTAATGCGTTCTAAACCATACTTCCTTGAATTTACAGAAGAAGGTGTCACAAAAGGGACAAGTCTACATTTATTAATTCAACAGCTTGGCATTACACGCGATGAAGTGATTGCCATTGGCGACAGTTATAATGATCTTGCCATGATTGAATTTGCTGGGCTTGGCGTGGCAATGGGAAATGCTCCTGAAGATATTAAAGAAAAAGCCAACCACGTAACAGATACAAACATGAACGACGGTGTGGCAAAAGTTGTGGAAGAATTTATCTTAAAACCTGTTAGCATTTCATAA